In Synechococcus sp. CB0101, a genomic segment contains:
- the fabI gene encoding enoyl-ACP reductase FabI, with protein sequence MLLDLRGKKALVTGIANNKSIAWGIAQQLHAAGAELGVTYLPDEKGRFEGKVRDLTAPLAPTLFEPLNVQDPAQIEAVFNRVKEHWGSIDVLVHCLAYAGKDELVGDYSNISPEGFGRALEVSAYSLAPLCRYAKPLFNEGASVITLSYLGAERAIPNYNVMGVAKAALEASVRYLAAELGAEKQVRVNAISAGPIRTLASSAIGGILDMIHNVEEKAPLHRTVTQDEVGGTAAFLASPLSSGITGQVIYVDAGYCITGM encoded by the coding sequence ATGCTCCTCGACCTGCGCGGCAAGAAGGCCCTCGTCACCGGCATCGCTAACAACAAGTCGATTGCCTGGGGCATCGCCCAGCAGCTGCATGCCGCCGGCGCTGAGCTGGGGGTGACCTATCTCCCCGATGAGAAGGGCCGCTTTGAAGGCAAGGTGCGCGACCTCACCGCTCCCCTGGCCCCCACCCTGTTCGAGCCCCTCAACGTGCAGGACCCGGCTCAGATCGAGGCCGTGTTCAACCGGGTTAAGGAGCACTGGGGCTCCATCGATGTGCTCGTGCATTGCCTGGCCTATGCCGGCAAAGACGAGCTGGTGGGCGATTACTCCAACATCTCCCCGGAAGGCTTTGGCCGCGCGCTCGAGGTGAGCGCCTACTCGTTGGCGCCTCTCTGCCGCTACGCCAAGCCCCTGTTCAACGAGGGCGCCAGCGTGATCACCCTCAGCTACCTCGGGGCTGAGCGCGCGATCCCCAACTACAACGTGATGGGCGTGGCGAAGGCGGCCCTGGAGGCCTCCGTGCGTTATCTGGCCGCTGAACTAGGTGCCGAGAAGCAGGTGCGCGTGAACGCCATTAGCGCTGGCCCGATCCGCACCCTGGCCAGCTCGGCCATCGGCGGCATCCTCGACATGATCCACAACGTGGAGGAAAAGGCTCCGCTGCACCGCACCGTGACCCAAGACGAAGTGGGCGGTACCGCGGCCTTCCTGGCCAGCCCCCTTTCCAGCGGCATCACCGGCCAGGTGATCTATGTGGACGCGGGCTACTGCATCACCGGCATGTGA
- a CDS encoding carotenoid oxygenase family protein, translated as MTAAPAAAPAYDRADWASAFRNVGVELDGVTLTAARGTIPPELEGTLYRNGPGRLERGGHWVHHPFDGDGMITALRFAGGQAELRNRFVRTEGWQAEEAADKFLYRGVFGTQKPGGIAANAFDLRLKNIANTHVVRLGDQLLALWEAAEPHALDPDSLETRGLSRLDGLLKKGEAFSAHPRFDPGHHGEPRMVTFGVKAGPRSTIRLMEFSSAGTLLADSKHSFKGFAFLHDFAITPNWAVFLQNAVAFNPTGFVLGQKGAAQCLSSKPGEQGQFWLIPRSSGSAAGREPLQIAAPEGFVFHHLNAFEEGDELVVDSIYYADFPSIGPDVDFRQVDFESIPEGQLVRCRINLTEGSVTSELLEGRTCEFAMVNPARQGLDAHVSWMAVAERERGNDPLQAIKKLDLRTGEGRVWSAAPRGFVSEPVMVSRPGATAEDDGWVLCLVWNGARCASDLVILDAASMAEVALLELPLAVPHGLHGSWAPAAA; from the coding sequence ATGACTGCTGCTCCTGCTGCCGCTCCCGCCTACGACCGCGCTGATTGGGCCAGCGCCTTCCGCAATGTGGGCGTGGAGCTCGATGGCGTCACGCTCACCGCGGCGCGCGGCACGATCCCGCCGGAGCTCGAGGGCACGCTCTATCGCAATGGGCCGGGCCGGCTGGAGCGCGGCGGCCATTGGGTGCATCACCCCTTTGATGGCGACGGCATGATCACCGCCCTGCGCTTCGCGGGCGGCCAGGCGGAGCTGCGCAACCGTTTTGTGCGCACGGAGGGTTGGCAGGCTGAGGAAGCGGCCGACAAATTCCTCTACCGCGGTGTGTTCGGCACCCAGAAACCCGGTGGCATCGCCGCCAATGCCTTCGACCTGCGGCTCAAGAACATCGCCAACACCCATGTGGTGCGCCTCGGTGATCAGCTCCTAGCGCTGTGGGAGGCGGCTGAGCCTCATGCCCTCGATCCCGACAGCCTGGAAACCCGGGGCCTCAGCCGCCTGGATGGCTTGCTGAAAAAGGGCGAGGCCTTCAGCGCCCACCCCCGCTTCGATCCTGGCCATCACGGCGAGCCCCGCATGGTGACCTTCGGCGTGAAGGCGGGCCCGCGCAGCACGATCCGGTTGATGGAGTTTTCCAGCGCGGGCACGCTGCTGGCCGATAGCAAGCACAGCTTCAAGGGCTTCGCCTTCCTGCACGACTTCGCCATCACCCCGAATTGGGCGGTGTTCCTCCAGAACGCTGTGGCCTTCAACCCCACCGGCTTCGTGCTGGGCCAGAAGGGTGCAGCGCAGTGTCTTAGCTCCAAGCCTGGAGAGCAGGGTCAGTTCTGGTTGATCCCCCGCAGTTCAGGCAGCGCCGCTGGCCGTGAGCCGCTCCAGATCGCTGCGCCGGAAGGTTTTGTGTTCCACCACCTCAATGCGTTTGAAGAGGGCGATGAACTGGTGGTGGATTCGATCTACTACGCCGATTTCCCCTCGATCGGGCCCGACGTGGATTTCCGCCAGGTGGATTTCGAGAGCATCCCCGAAGGCCAGCTGGTGCGCTGCCGCATCAACCTCACCGAAGGAAGCGTCACGAGCGAGCTGCTTGAGGGCCGCACCTGCGAATTTGCGATGGTGAACCCCGCTCGCCAGGGCTTGGATGCTCACGTGAGCTGGATGGCTGTGGCCGAGCGTGAGCGGGGTAACGATCCGCTGCAGGCGATCAAGAAGCTCGATCTCCGCACTGGCGAAGGCCGGGTGTGGAGCGCCGCACCGCGCGGGTTTGTGAGTGAGCCGGTGATGGTGTCCCGCCCTGGTGCCACGGCGGAAGACGACGGCTGGGTGCTCTGCCTGGTGTGGAACGGCGCCCGCTGCGCCAGTGATCTGGTGATTCTCGATGCAGCGTCGATGGCGGAGGTGGCCTTGCTGGAACTGCCCCTGGCGGTGCCCCACGGCCTGCATGGCAGCTGGGCGCCTGCAGCGGCTTGA
- a CDS encoding NUDIX domain-containing protein, producing the protein MAPLPAPEPARHLETTASLDARKLRFEINRVQLPMGVEGSFGVIKHPGASLAVPVLADGRVVVLRQYRFAVATRLLEFPAGTLDPGETPLSTMQRELQEEAGYSATRWDALGAMLPCPGYSDEVIHLFLARDLTELSDRPAGDDDEDLEVVLMTPAELDAAIASGDEYLDGKSVTAWFRAKQLLELA; encoded by the coding sequence ATGGCGCCCCTGCCCGCTCCGGAACCCGCGCGCCATCTGGAGACCACCGCCAGCCTCGATGCTCGCAAGCTGCGTTTTGAGATCAACCGCGTGCAGCTGCCCATGGGCGTGGAGGGCAGCTTTGGCGTGATCAAGCACCCCGGCGCCTCCCTGGCCGTGCCGGTGCTCGCCGATGGCCGGGTGGTGGTGCTGCGCCAATACCGCTTTGCGGTGGCCACGCGCTTGCTGGAGTTCCCCGCCGGCACCCTGGATCCGGGCGAAACACCCCTCTCCACGATGCAGCGGGAACTGCAGGAAGAAGCCGGCTACAGCGCCACCCGCTGGGATGCGCTCGGGGCGATGCTGCCCTGCCCCGGCTATTCCGATGAGGTGATTCACCTCTTCCTGGCCCGCGATCTCACGGAGCTGAGCGATCGCCCTGCCGGCGACGACGACGAAGACCTCGAGGTGGTGTTGATGACGCCGGCTGAGCTCGATGCCGCCATCGCCAGCGGCGATGAATATCTCGATGGCAAGAGCGTTACCGCCTGGTTCCGGGCCAAGCAGCTGCTCGAGCTGGCATGA
- the hisB gene encoding imidazoleglycerol-phosphate dehydratase HisB — protein MRTGDIHRVTGETDVRVKVNLDGSGSCTVSTGVPFLDHMLHQISSHGLIDLEINAVGDTHIDDHHTNEDVGIAVGQALAQALGDRRGIHRFGHFLAPLDEALVQVALDCSGRPHLSFGLQIPAQKIGTYDTELVKEFFVAVVNNSGLTLHIRQLDGVNSHHIVEACFKAFARALRQATEVDPRRAGAVPSSKGVLERAGA, from the coding sequence ATGCGCACAGGCGACATCCACCGCGTCACCGGCGAAACCGATGTGCGCGTCAAGGTCAACCTCGATGGCAGCGGCAGCTGCACGGTGAGCACCGGTGTGCCGTTCCTGGATCACATGCTCCATCAGATCAGCAGCCACGGGCTGATCGATCTGGAGATCAACGCCGTGGGTGACACCCACATCGACGATCACCACACCAATGAAGATGTGGGCATCGCCGTGGGTCAGGCCTTGGCGCAGGCGTTGGGAGACCGGCGCGGGATCCATCGCTTCGGGCACTTTCTGGCGCCCCTCGATGAAGCGTTGGTGCAGGTTGCCCTCGATTGCAGCGGCCGCCCGCACCTGAGCTTCGGCCTGCAGATCCCCGCTCAGAAGATCGGCACTTACGACACCGAACTGGTGAAGGAGTTCTTCGTGGCAGTGGTGAACAACTCCGGCCTCACCCTGCACATCCGCCAGCTCGATGGGGTGAATTCGCACCACATCGTGGAGGCCTGCTTTAAGGCCTTCGCGCGGGCGCTGCGCCAGGCCACCGAAGTGGATCCGCGCCGCGCCGGAGCGGTGCCCAGCAGCAAAGGGGTGCTGGAGCGGGCTGGGGCCTGA
- a CDS encoding SIMPL domain-containing protein — MVSLRFAAVALSALPLAVPVQAQPLSCNGTLLQLQVQEQGSAAFDRFSFNLGLEAEAPTKAAALDQLNARLAAVRKAVTPLASGKLTIPAPSTYRSGGGSAGPLRERANTTVSGTVSKANYNALIQAAGRLPGVNLRGFTAEAASGSEAQLRTRLLREALADGQRQAQATADALGLRRVQLLRIDQRGGGSIRPMPYAMAARSSFNPDEAQAHQSSVSLGLDYCLS; from the coding sequence GTGGTTTCGCTCCGGTTCGCTGCTGTTGCTCTGAGTGCCCTGCCGCTGGCGGTGCCGGTTCAGGCGCAGCCACTCAGCTGCAACGGCACCCTGCTCCAACTGCAGGTGCAGGAGCAGGGCAGTGCCGCCTTCGATCGCTTCAGCTTCAACCTGGGCCTCGAGGCCGAAGCCCCCACTAAGGCCGCGGCGCTCGATCAGCTGAATGCCCGCCTGGCAGCGGTGCGCAAGGCGGTCACGCCCCTGGCCAGTGGCAAGCTCACGATTCCGGCGCCGTCCACCTATCGCAGCGGCGGCGGTAGCGCGGGGCCGCTGCGGGAGCGGGCCAACACCACGGTGTCGGGCACGGTGAGCAAGGCGAATTACAACGCCCTGATCCAGGCGGCTGGCCGGTTGCCCGGCGTGAACCTGCGCGGCTTCACTGCGGAAGCGGCCAGTGGCAGTGAGGCGCAGCTGCGCACGCGGCTGCTGCGGGAGGCGCTGGCTGACGGCCAGCGGCAGGCGCAGGCCACGGCTGATGCGCTGGGTCTGCGGCGGGTGCAGCTCCTGCGCATCGACCAACGCGGCGGCGGTTCGATCCGTCCGATGCCTTACGCGATGGCAGCGCGCAGCAGCTTCAATCCCGATGAAGCTCAGGCTCATCAGAGCAGCGTGAGCCTGGGGTTGGACTACTGCCTGTCTTGA
- a CDS encoding thioredoxin family protein, which yields MVLTPSTMLPLGTALPAFTLEQIWGAQGTVGSGDSGEPWNSNVLTAQPVLVLFLCAHCPFVKHIEPELSRLERDYGNQVQILAISSNSTITHPQDGPEGLREQAQRNGWRFPYLFDASQAVAKAFHAACTPDLFLFDGAHQLAYRGQLDDSRPGNAEPLDGRTLRAALDALLAGQPVSAEQQPSIGCNIKWHPEGA from the coding sequence ATGGTGCTGACCCCCTCCACGATGCTGCCGCTCGGCACAGCGCTGCCAGCCTTCACCCTCGAGCAGATCTGGGGCGCCCAGGGCACCGTGGGCAGCGGCGACAGCGGTGAACCCTGGAACAGCAACGTCCTAACGGCCCAGCCGGTGCTGGTGCTGTTTCTCTGCGCCCACTGCCCCTTCGTGAAGCACATCGAGCCGGAACTGAGCCGGCTGGAGCGCGATTACGGCAACCAAGTCCAGATCTTGGCCATCTCGAGCAACAGCACGATCACTCATCCCCAGGACGGACCCGAGGGGCTGCGGGAGCAGGCCCAACGCAACGGCTGGCGCTTCCCTTATCTGTTTGATGCCAGCCAGGCCGTGGCGAAGGCGTTCCATGCCGCCTGCACCCCAGACCTCTTCTTGTTTGATGGCGCGCATCAGTTGGCCTACCGCGGCCAACTGGATGACAGCCGCCCCGGCAACGCCGAACCGCTGGATGGGCGCACGCTGCGCGCTGCCCTCGATGCCCTCCTGGCCGGCCAGCCCGTCAGCGCCGAACAGCAACCCTCGATCGGTTGCAACATCAAGTGGCATCCCGAGGGGGCTTGA
- a CDS encoding YciI family protein, whose protein sequence is MPWFVKQETFLRSYAEMKPHLQAHRAWVEQLREAGTVLSSGYLVDGVGQPGGGGLLLLQAADYAEAEALVLQDPMVRSGGVDWRLQEWRPSVGDLGVG, encoded by the coding sequence ATGCCCTGGTTCGTGAAGCAGGAAACCTTCCTGCGTTCCTATGCCGAGATGAAGCCCCACCTGCAGGCGCATCGCGCCTGGGTGGAGCAGTTGCGTGAGGCGGGGACCGTGCTCAGCAGCGGCTATTTGGTGGATGGGGTTGGGCAGCCTGGTGGGGGCGGCCTGCTGCTGCTGCAGGCTGCCGACTACGCCGAGGCGGAAGCCTTGGTGCTGCAAGACCCGATGGTGCGCAGTGGCGGCGTGGACTGGCGGCTGCAGGAATGGCGGCCGTCAGTCGGTGATCTGGGCGTGGGCTGA
- a CDS encoding DegT/DnrJ/EryC1/StrS aminotransferase family protein: MQVPPFSLTEQLDALGEQLDAAVLQVLRSGQYIGGGVIAAFEQAFAKAVGTSHAVGCNSGTDALILALRGLGVGPGDEVITCSFSFFATAEAISAVGATPVFVDVEESSYLINLEQLEAAITPATKVLLPVHLFGRPVDMERVCAIAARHGLQVVEDCAQASGASWAGKPVGSWGDVGCFSFFPTKNLGGAGDGGAVTCHDDALAQRMRELAVHGMPRRYLHTELGYNSRLDAIQAAVLNVKLPHLERWIDLRRSIAARYRSQLTEAGTIQLPEAGPDGHSWNQFVVRVPACNPTPACNQSCTPSSDSASFGLPEACCRDWLKHQLQEAGVTTIIYYPIPIHRQPAYAHLGYEPGSLPVTERLCSEVLSLPIFPELSSVQQQQVIEELRGLCAAAKAGGTPATAVAA; this comes from the coding sequence ATGCAGGTGCCCCCTTTCAGCCTCACCGAGCAGCTCGATGCGCTGGGCGAGCAGCTTGATGCCGCCGTTCTGCAGGTGTTGCGCAGCGGCCAATACATCGGTGGAGGCGTGATCGCCGCCTTCGAACAAGCCTTTGCCAAAGCGGTGGGCACCTCCCACGCCGTGGGCTGCAACAGCGGCACCGACGCGCTGATCCTGGCCCTGCGCGGCCTGGGCGTGGGACCCGGCGATGAAGTGATTACCTGCTCGTTCAGCTTCTTCGCCACCGCCGAAGCGATCAGCGCCGTGGGCGCCACGCCGGTGTTCGTGGATGTGGAGGAGAGCTCCTACCTAATCAACCTCGAGCAGCTCGAGGCCGCGATCACCCCCGCCACCAAGGTGCTGCTGCCGGTGCACTTATTCGGCCGCCCGGTGGATATGGAGCGCGTCTGCGCCATCGCCGCGCGCCATGGCTTACAGGTGGTGGAAGACTGCGCCCAGGCCAGCGGCGCCAGCTGGGCCGGCAAGCCCGTGGGCAGCTGGGGCGATGTGGGCTGCTTCAGCTTCTTCCCCACCAAGAATCTGGGGGGCGCCGGCGATGGCGGCGCCGTCACCTGCCACGACGACGCCCTGGCCCAGCGCATGCGCGAGTTGGCCGTACACGGCATGCCTCGCCGCTACCTACACACCGAGCTCGGCTACAACAGCCGCCTTGATGCCATCCAGGCCGCGGTGCTCAACGTGAAGCTGCCGCATCTGGAGCGCTGGATCGATCTGCGCCGCAGCATCGCCGCCCGCTACCGCAGCCAACTCACCGAGGCCGGCACGATCCAGCTGCCGGAAGCCGGACCAGACGGCCACAGCTGGAACCAGTTCGTGGTGCGCGTGCCCGCCTGTAACCCCACCCCCGCCTGCAACCAGAGCTGCACACCGTCTTCAGACAGCGCCAGCTTCGGCCTGCCAGAAGCCTGCTGCCGCGACTGGCTCAAGCACCAGCTCCAGGAAGCCGGGGTGACCACGATCATTTACTACCCGATTCCCATCCACCGCCAACCGGCCTATGCCCACCTGGGCTACGAGCCCGGCTCCCTGCCGGTCACCGAGCGGCTCTGTTCAGAAGTGCTCAGCCTGCCGATCTTCCCAGAGCTCAGCAGCGTGCAGCAGCAACAGGTGATCGAGGAGCTGCGAGGGCTTTGCGCCGCAGCAAAGGCCGGCGGCACTCCCGCAACAGCCGTAGCCGCCTAA
- the rdgB gene encoding RdgB/HAM1 family non-canonical purine NTP pyrophosphatase — protein MTTLVIASGNAGKVREFGRLLADLGLEAQPQPEGLEVEETGSTFAENARLKAEAVARATGCWALADDSGLSVDALGGAPGVHSARYADTDTARIQRLLQELADAGATTPSARSAQFTAALALASPEGEVVLEVEGICPGTILEAPRGEGGFGYDPVFFVPEAKFTFAEMPHSQKAELGHRGRAFAALKPQLRAALAQDRQ, from the coding sequence ATGACCACCCTGGTGATCGCCAGCGGCAACGCCGGCAAAGTGCGCGAATTCGGGCGACTCCTGGCTGATCTCGGCCTCGAAGCCCAGCCGCAGCCTGAGGGCCTGGAGGTGGAGGAAACCGGCAGCACCTTTGCCGAGAACGCCCGGCTCAAAGCGGAAGCCGTGGCTCGCGCCACTGGCTGCTGGGCCCTGGCTGACGACTCCGGCCTCAGCGTGGATGCCCTCGGCGGCGCCCCCGGGGTGCATTCAGCGCGCTACGCCGACACCGACACAGCTCGGATCCAACGGCTGCTGCAGGAGTTAGCCGACGCAGGAGCGACAACACCTTCAGCTCGCAGCGCTCAATTCACGGCTGCCCTTGCCCTGGCCAGTCCAGAGGGAGAGGTGGTGTTGGAAGTGGAAGGGATCTGCCCCGGCACGATCCTCGAGGCCCCTCGCGGTGAGGGCGGCTTCGGCTACGACCCTGTGTTCTTCGTGCCCGAAGCCAAGTTCACCTTTGCGGAGATGCCCCATAGCCAGAAGGCTGAACTAGGACATCGGGGCCGAGCGTTTGCCGCCTTGAAACCGCAGCTGCGCGCAGCACTCGCTCAAGACAGGCAGTAG
- a CDS encoding FAD-binding domain-containing protein, with protein sequence MSAERWLFWHRRDLRLADNLGLATAAAATPAVTGVFVLDPAILGAPDMAPARVWFLLESLRELQQSWREAGSRLFVLEGDPEQVLPQLAEALAAPVVAWNRDVEPYGRARDRRVAAALQAAGRKVLVDWDQLLVAPEALKTGGGDPYRVYGPFLRNWRGQVERKAAAGSALSGGVEPVAAPAGLVDLDPEALPEPRSALWAQLPLRDSLPTLEELSQAFDGGDLCPCRPGEAAALVQLQAFCDGGGASSSRIPLFAYEPGRNMPGEAGTSGLSAALKFGTLSPRQAWAAAQQARQVAEALGGAEEAIASIGVWEQELAWREFYQQALFHFPELAEGPYRPQWRQFPWDNHQGHYEAWCEGLTGMPIIDAAMRQLNESGWMHNRCRMIVASYLVKDLICDWRWGETAFMQRLVDGDLAANNGGWQWSASSGMDPKPLRIFNPATQASKFDPTGAYIRHWLPELRHVNTKDLLSGEIAPMERRGYPAQVVSHKKQQARFKALYASLPKPGAA encoded by the coding sequence ATGAGCGCGGAACGCTGGCTGTTCTGGCATCGGCGCGACCTGCGCCTCGCCGACAACCTGGGCTTGGCCACCGCCGCTGCCGCCACTCCCGCGGTGACCGGCGTGTTTGTGCTCGATCCAGCCATCCTCGGCGCTCCGGATATGGCGCCGGCGCGGGTGTGGTTCCTGCTCGAGAGCCTGAGGGAGCTGCAGCAGAGCTGGCGCGAGGCCGGCAGCCGACTGTTCGTGCTCGAAGGGGATCCGGAGCAGGTGCTGCCCCAGTTGGCGGAAGCCTTAGCGGCGCCGGTTGTGGCCTGGAACCGGGATGTGGAGCCCTACGGCCGTGCCCGTGATCGGCGCGTGGCGGCGGCGTTGCAGGCCGCCGGCCGCAAGGTGCTCGTGGATTGGGATCAGCTGCTGGTGGCGCCGGAGGCGCTGAAAACCGGCGGCGGCGATCCCTATCGCGTCTATGGCCCCTTCCTGCGCAACTGGCGCGGCCAGGTGGAGCGCAAGGCAGCGGCGGGTTCCGCTCTCAGCGGTGGCGTGGAGCCCGTGGCAGCGCCGGCTGGCCTGGTGGATCTGGATCCAGAGGCCTTGCCGGAACCGCGCTCAGCGCTGTGGGCGCAGCTGCCGCTGCGCGACAGCCTCCCCACGCTGGAGGAGCTAAGCCAAGCGTTTGACGGGGGTGACTTGTGCCCATGCCGGCCTGGAGAGGCCGCCGCTTTGGTGCAACTGCAGGCCTTCTGTGATGGCGGTGGTGCATCCAGCAGCCGCATTCCGTTGTTCGCCTACGAGCCCGGCCGCAACATGCCGGGTGAGGCCGGCACCTCAGGGTTGAGTGCGGCGCTCAAGTTCGGCACCCTGAGCCCGCGCCAGGCCTGGGCCGCGGCGCAGCAAGCCCGCCAGGTGGCGGAAGCCTTGGGCGGCGCTGAAGAAGCCATCGCCTCGATCGGAGTGTGGGAGCAGGAACTGGCCTGGCGCGAGTTTTATCAACAGGCGCTGTTCCATTTCCCTGAGTTGGCGGAGGGGCCCTACCGGCCCCAGTGGCGGCAGTTCCCCTGGGACAACCACCAGGGCCATTACGAAGCCTGGTGCGAGGGCCTCACGGGCATGCCGATCATCGATGCAGCCATGCGCCAGCTCAACGAGAGCGGTTGGATGCACAATCGTTGCCGCATGATCGTGGCCTCCTATCTGGTGAAGGATCTGATCTGCGACTGGCGCTGGGGCGAGACCGCCTTCATGCAGCGTCTGGTGGATGGGGATCTAGCTGCCAACAACGGCGGCTGGCAGTGGAGCGCCAGCAGTGGCATGGACCCGAAGCCGCTGCGCATCTTCAACCCCGCCACCCAGGCCAGCAAGTTTGATCCCACGGGCGCCTACATCCGCCATTGGCTGCCAGAGCTGCGCCATGTGAACACCAAAGACCTGCTCAGCGGCGAGATCGCACCGATGGAGCGCCGCGGCTATCCAGCCCAGGTGGTGAGCCACAAGAAGCAGCAGGCGCGCTTTAAGGCGCTCTACGCCTCCTTGCCGAAACCGGGCGCCGCTTAG
- a CDS encoding FAD-binding domain-containing protein: MDRALAIGGFSPSHGHRPQAAGSAPGLLHPVATDSLSGAPLSWPEQPGELPRQFESRQALAAELQRLFPGAEGSLSPFRGGRHQAEQLLSRIQPARYAKGRNFLDGPVTRLSPYIRQGALSLAEVRDAVFAKLRSRTDGEKLINELGWRDYWQRLWHQLGHGIWRDQEELKTGHHPGAYSPELPGDIAEGRTGLACMDGFITELHSTGWLHNHARMWLAAYLVHWRRIRWQAGAQWFLRHLLDGDPASNNLSWQWVASSFSHKPYFFNRSNLERYSHGSYCRRCPLSEQGCPFDASYEQLEAELFKAMPSVRAVESNNHQRSNPRPSGGNAALSRPSRRR, encoded by the coding sequence ATGGATCGGGCGCTTGCGATCGGGGGATTCTCCCCCAGCCACGGCCACCGGCCCCAAGCGGCAGGATCGGCGCCTGGATTGCTCCACCCCGTGGCCACCGATTCCCTTAGCGGCGCACCGCTCAGCTGGCCCGAGCAGCCAGGGGAGCTGCCGCGCCAGTTCGAGAGCCGCCAGGCGCTTGCAGCCGAGCTGCAACGCCTCTTCCCAGGAGCCGAGGGCAGCCTCAGCCCCTTTCGGGGCGGCCGCCACCAGGCCGAGCAACTGCTGAGCCGCATCCAGCCGGCCCGCTACGCCAAGGGGCGCAACTTCCTCGATGGCCCGGTGACCCGCCTTTCGCCCTACATCCGCCAAGGGGCACTGAGCCTGGCGGAGGTGCGCGATGCCGTGTTCGCGAAGCTGCGCTCCCGCACGGACGGCGAAAAGCTGATCAATGAGCTCGGCTGGCGCGACTACTGGCAGCGCCTCTGGCATCAGCTGGGCCATGGGATCTGGCGCGATCAAGAAGAGCTCAAAACCGGCCACCATCCCGGCGCTTACAGCCCTGAGCTCCCCGGCGACATCGCCGAAGGCCGCACCGGGCTGGCCTGCATGGATGGCTTCATCACCGAGCTCCACAGCACGGGCTGGCTGCACAACCACGCCCGCATGTGGCTGGCGGCCTATCTGGTGCACTGGCGCCGCATCCGCTGGCAGGCCGGCGCCCAATGGTTTCTGCGCCACCTGCTCGATGGCGACCCCGCCAGCAACAACCTCAGCTGGCAGTGGGTGGCCAGCAGCTTCAGCCACAAGCCCTACTTCTTCAATCGCTCCAACCTCGAGCGCTACAGCCATGGCAGCTACTGCCGCCGCTGTCCCCTGAGCGAGCAGGGCTGCCCCTTCGATGCCAGCTACGAGCAGCTGGAGGCCGAGCTGTTCAAAGCAATGCCGAGCGTGCGCGCGGTGGAGAGCAACAACCACCAACGCAGCAACCCGCGGCCCTCCGGTGGCAACGCCGCCCTGAGCCGCCCCAGCCGTCGCCGATAA